In the genome of Nonomuraea sp. NBC_00507, the window GATAGTTGGCGCCTTGGGCGTCAGAGGGGCGCGGGCGCCCCGCGTGCCCACGCGGGGCGCCCGCGTCTCTAGTCGCAGGCCTTCGCTGTGGTGCCGCTGCCCTTGTTGGCGCGACCGACCCCGGTCGTCACCGTGCCCGTGGCCTTGGCGCATACGCCGCTGGGGGCGTAGACCATGTTGCCCCAGTGGTGCCCGCCGTTCCCGGGCCGATAGGTAAAGGATCTGCTCTTGGTGCTGGTGAAGACGGTGATGGTGCCGGAGCCTCTCGTGGCGACCGACACCTCGCCCCAGTTGGTGCCGCAGTGGCGGGAGTAGAACAGCCGGATCGTGCCCAGGCTGTCCCCGACCTCGTTCCTCAGGGAGGCCTTCTTCCCGGTGTTCACCTTGGACTTGGCGCACCCGCTGCTGTAGGGATCCTTTCCGTCGTACGGGTGAACGCTCGCCGGCTCTGCGGTCCTCGAGACAGAGAGGGAGGCGGCGTCGGCCGCACCGTTCATCAGACCGGCGGCTATAAGACCACTGGCCAGGGCGGTGCCCGTGCCGAAGGCGGCCATCTTCCTGGAGATCGACGTAATGGTGCCGTGACTCATAAAGTGACGGCGGGCCTGCTTGTCAGACTGCATCGCCCGGCCCGTTGTCCCGTCGTTTGGACGTCTGGCCTTTCGCGGTCCACTCTTGCGGTAGTCAGGCTCGCGAGTCTGTGTCGAAGTGCACACTGGCGGAACTTTTTGACCGGCTGACACCACGGACGACGGCCGGTGCGGGACGTCGGCGCGACTCCGCCGGGCGACCCAGCCTCAGCGGGACTTCCCGGCCCCGATCAGTCCGCGGCAGCTGACGGCCTGGGAAGCGCCCGAAATACTGGCGGCATCGCCGCGATCGACAGCGCCGCGAGTAGACGCCCCGGTGCCTGACCGCGCATCCAGCCAGCAGAGCGGGCACCGATGACTTCCGGGCGGCAGTGTCGTCTAAGCATTGGCACCAGGCCACAGACGCTGCGGCCACGCGAGCGCTGCTGCCCGGGACACGCACGGTCCTCGACGGCCTTCTCGCCGACGAAAAACCTCAGCGATGCGTCCTGTGACTTCGACTCAAGCACTGAGGGCTCGCGCGACCGTGAGGCTGTCCTCGTAGATGTGGTAGCGGACGATGAGTCCTTCCTCGACCGAGAGGTGTAGCGCGAACGGCGAGGTGTAGGCGGTGCCATTGCCTCTCACCGTCTGCGCGATCTCTCCGAGCACGACAGCATCCGCGCCGTCGACCAGGATCCGCGCGACCGACGTGCCGTTCAGTTCGGGCACATGATGGGCGCTCAGTGACCGGAAATGGTCCGCCACATCGGCCCGGCTCGACCGCGGTCGGATCCACGGCACCGCCGGATGCCCATCAGCGGGCCAGTCGAGCCGCCAGTCGAACTGCTCGGCGAACAACTCGGCGGTGCGGTCATGATCGCCCTCGGCGATCCGGCGAAGCAACTCTTCCACGATGGCGCGGGTGTCACGACTCATGTCAGGAGTTTTTCCGGTCCCGTGCGGCCTGTCGATTACCTCCCACGTAAGCGAGACCCCATTCAGGGGCAGGAACGCGGCCACGGCGTAGAGGGCCCACCGCCAGCCCGAACCGGGTCTGCAGATCCGTCCCTTGAGCGAGCAACCTGGTCCGCCATCAAAGCTCGCCATGGAACCGAAACCGGACTTCCACCGTCCCTTCGATAGAAGGGATCGACCCAACCGCCTACAATTCGTATCAGTCCCGTGACAGCCCGTTCGTCGACTCCGCTGGACCCCGTTCGAACAAGGAGTACGAATCGGTGAATCCACACGCGCTTGCCCACCGAGCACACCGACACGGCTGGGATGTGCAGACCGTCCCGCGATCCTCCGGCCCTACGGTCATCCTGCGGCGTGATGGCTGGCGTCTGGAAATCGCGTTCGACGGTCACGCACCCAAGGAGGCCACTGCCAACGAACCCGGTCACAACGTCGGCAGACAGCTCAACCTCCGCTCGATCAACGACTTCGTGCGACAGCCACGGACAGATCGGTTATCTCGCCCGTGCCGCGATCGGCGGCAGGGCACCAGTCGCACGAGCGATCATGAAGCGGGCGAGCATCTGGACGACCGACAGAGCGACCGCGAGCAGGACGCCATACGAGATGATGAACGATGATCGTCATCCGACGTGGGTGACGTCATCCGAACAGCTGAGGCCCGCCGTGCTCCTCATGAGCACGTCAGCCGCCTCGCCTCGCGCGCTGCGTGCCGGGGTGAAAAAGGCCCCGGTCCCACGCCAGGTGCCGGGGACCGGGGCGAATCGCTCGTTTCAGGGTGTCGAGCCGAAGCGGAACGCGGCGAGCCGGATGTCTCCGTGCAGGTTCACCTGCAGGTCATGGATGCCTTCCGGAGACGTCTTCAGGTCTTCGGCGACGGTCGTCCACGTGTAGCGGCACCCGGTGACCGGCACCGGGATCTCGGCGAGCAGCCGGTCACCCGCCAGGAACTCCAGCTTGCCCGCACTCAGACCGGCGACCTCGGCCTCGATGCGGATGGCCCCGGACAGGTCGGTGGAGCGGAACAGCAGCGTCGCGGGCTGGGCCTGGCTGGTGGGAGCGACCGCGTCGCCGGTGGTGCGGGTGGCGTCGACCAGGGTGATGCCCGTGTGGTCGTCGAAGTCGACGGCCGAGGTGCTCCTGCCGACGACGACGCGCGGCCCGGGCGTGGGACCGCTCACTGTGATCGGCGCCGCCTGGGTGATGTCACCGGCGGAGCGGCCCACCAGCACCTCATAGTCGCCGGGGTCAAGGGTGAAGGCCCCGCCGGCCACGTCCCAGTGAGCGAGATGCTCGGCTGACAGCCGGAAGGTGAGTTCTCGGCTCTCGCCCGGTGACAGCACGACCTTGCGGAAGTCGGCGAGCCGCAGCCCGGGGGCCTCGTAGCGAGCGTTCAACACTCGGACGTAGAGCTGCACCACCTCGGATCCCGGCCGGGTTCCGGTGTTGGTCAGCGTCATCGAGACGTCGACCGCACCGTCCGTAGCCAGGGTCCCCGAGGAGAGCCGCAGGTCGCCGTAGGCGAACTCCGCGTAGGAGAGTCCGTGGCCGAAGGGGTACAGCGGGGCGGCCCCGTGGTACTGGTAGGTCCAGCCCGCCTTGATGATGTCGTAGTCCAGCGGGTGCGGGAGCTCGTCGTCGCCGCGATACCACGTCTGCGGCAACCGCCCCCCGGGGTCGGCCTCGCCGAGCAGGACGGCAGCCAAGGCTCGGCCGGTTTCCTGCCCGCCGTGGGAGGTCCACACCATGGCGGGCAGGTGCTTGTCGGCCCAGTCCAGGGCGTAGGGGTAGCTGCTCATGGTGACGAGCACGGTTTCGGGGCGGACCTCGGCGATCGCGCGCAGCAGCGCCTCCTGCCCCGCGGGCAGCGCGAGATCCCGGCGGTCTTCCGTCTCGCGGCCATTGATCAGCGGATGGTTGCCGAGCACCACGATGGCGACGTCGGCGTCCTCGGCGGCGGCCCTGGCCTCCGCCGTACCGTCATGCAGGAGTTCCCGCTCCCAGCACTCGGCGGCGGCGGGGGTTTCGGCGGTGACGCTGAGCCGCCCGTCGACGGGGTCGACCGCGGCGTACCGGCCGGTGCGAACGTTGCGCAGCACCACACCACCGGGGACCGGTTCGAGGTGGAAGGTCTCGTTGATGAACCAGGTCTTGAGCACCTCCCGGTCTGCGGCCAGTGAACCGTCGTCCTGGACGCTGAGGTAGCGGCCAGTGGCGGCGTCACGCAGGGTGAACGCCCCGCCGCCCCAGTCGACGACCTCGAAGGAGGACCCGCCCAGCAGCTCACCGGTGGAGCGGGCCCGCAGCGCGATCCGGTCGGCCCCTTCCACGCGGACGACCTCGCCGAGCGTCTCGTCCAGGCCCGCCGCGACGCTGATCTGGTAGG includes:
- a CDS encoding DUF2690 domain-containing protein, with the translated sequence MSHGTITSISRKMAAFGTGTALASGLIAAGLMNGAADAASLSVSRTAEPASVHPYDGKDPYSSGCAKSKVNTGKKASLRNEVGDSLGTIRLFYSRHCGTNWGEVSVATRGSGTITVFTSTKSRSFTYRPGNGGHHWGNMVYAPSGVCAKATGTVTTGVGRANKGSGTTAKACD
- a CDS encoding glycoside hydrolase family 3 C-terminal domain-containing protein produces the protein MSSPSLSAADTVPFRDPALPIRKRVDDLLERLTLNERIAMLHQYAPAVPRLGGIASFRTGTEALHGVGWLGVATVFPQAVGLGATWDEELVRLVAEAISVELRAFHRHRPPMIGSGANSLQAWAPVVNLLRDPRWGRNEEGYSEDPVHTARLGVAYCRGLTGDHPTFLRAAPVLKHFLAYNNEDDRCITSSGVRPRVLQEYDLAAFRPVVASGLATGVMAAYNLVNGRPCHVSPLIETELRRWAEPTGHELFVVSDAEAPSNLVDLEHYFDDHAESHAAALKAGIDSFTDHGEDSETPVGRLREALGRGLIDEDDINRAVRRQLSLRFRVGEFDPDLDPYAAIGPEVIDCAEHRALALRAATESVVLLKNDGLLPLAGTPRVAVIGPLADTLFEDWYSGTLPYQISVAAGLDETLGEVVRVEGADRIALRARSTGELLGGSSFEVVDWGGGAFTLRDAATGRYLSVQDDGSLAADREVLKTWFINETFHLEPVPGGVVLRNVRTGRYAAVDPVDGRLSVTAETPAAAECWERELLHDGTAEARAAAEDADVAIVVLGNHPLINGRETEDRRDLALPAGQEALLRAIAEVRPETVLVTMSSYPYALDWADKHLPAMVWTSHGGQETGRALAAVLLGEADPGGRLPQTWYRGDDELPHPLDYDIIKAGWTYQYHGAAPLYPFGHGLSYAEFAYGDLRLSSGTLATDGAVDVSMTLTNTGTRPGSEVVQLYVRVLNARYEAPGLRLADFRKVVLSPGESRELTFRLSAEHLAHWDVAGGAFTLDPGDYEVLVGRSAGDITQAAPITVSGPTPGPRVVVGRSTSAVDFDDHTGITLVDATRTTGDAVAPTSQAQPATLLFRSTDLSGAIRIEAEVAGLSAGKLEFLAGDRLLAEIPVPVTGCRYTWTTVAEDLKTSPEGIHDLQVNLHGDIRLAAFRFGSTP
- a CDS encoding nuclear transport factor 2 family protein; translated protein: MAAFLPLNGVSLTWEVIDRPHGTGKTPDMSRDTRAIVEELLRRIAEGDHDRTAELFAEQFDWRLDWPADGHPAVPWIRPRSSRADVADHFRSLSAHHVPELNGTSVARILVDGADAVVLGEIAQTVRGNGTAYTSPFALHLSVEEGLIVRYHIYEDSLTVARALSA